A DNA window from Aureibaculum sp. 2308TA14-22 contains the following coding sequences:
- the bcp gene encoding thioredoxin-dependent thiol peroxidase, translated as MTTLKIGERAPDFKATDHEGETRNLEDYSGNKLILFFYPRASTPGCTAEVCNLRDNYSNLKEKGFALLGVSADTERKQGNFVTKNSLPFPLLADVDKEVINAYKVWGPKKFMGREFDGIYRTTFVIDEKGIIENIITKVKTKDHAAQILS; from the coding sequence ATGACGACATTAAAAATAGGGGAGAGAGCACCTGATTTTAAAGCTACTGACCACGAAGGAGAAACCAGAAATTTAGAGGATTACTCAGGAAATAAACTGATACTATTTTTTTACCCACGTGCTAGTACGCCTGGTTGTACCGCCGAGGTCTGTAACTTACGTGATAATTATTCAAACTTAAAAGAAAAGGGTTTTGCTTTATTGGGTGTTAGTGCAGATACCGAAAGAAAACAAGGAAACTTTGTTACTAAAAATTCATTGCCTTTTCCGTTGTTAGCTGATGTAGATAAAGAAGTAATTAATGCTTATAAAGTTTGGGGGCCTAAAAAATTTATGGGAAGAGAATTTGATGGAATATATAGGACTACTTTTGTTATTGACGAAAAAGGAATAATAGAAAATATAATTACCAAAGTTAAAACCAAGGATCACGCAGCCCAAATTTTAAGCTAA
- a CDS encoding alpha/beta hydrolase, whose protein sequence is MNLSLEYLVRQPKINIEKPPLLIMLHGYGSNEQDLFSFANELPDNLLIISARAPLAMAYDGHAWYTIHFDTTDGKFSDTAEALKSREIISTFIDEILENYEVDQKKVFLLGFSQGTILSYSVALSYPEKVQYVVGLSGYVNSELLPKNLDAVNYKNLEVYSSHGTVDQVIPVEWARKTKPFLDTLGIKNSYEEYQVGHGVAPQNFLSLKQWIENRI, encoded by the coding sequence ATGAATTTATCCTTAGAATATTTAGTCAGACAACCTAAAATTAATATTGAGAAACCACCCTTATTGATTATGCTACATGGCTATGGAAGTAACGAGCAAGACTTATTCTCGTTTGCCAATGAGTTGCCAGACAATTTATTAATTATAAGTGCTAGAGCTCCATTAGCTATGGCATATGATGGTCATGCTTGGTACACTATTCATTTTGATACTACGGATGGCAAATTTTCCGATACCGCTGAAGCTCTAAAATCAAGAGAGATAATTAGTACGTTTATTGATGAGATTCTAGAGAATTATGAAGTTGACCAAAAAAAAGTATTTTTATTGGGCTTCAGTCAAGGTACAATATTAAGCTACTCTGTTGCATTAAGTTATCCTGAAAAAGTGCAATATGTTGTAGGTTTAAGCGGTTATGTTAATAGTGAATTACTTCCTAAAAATTTAGACGCGGTAAACTATAAAAATTTAGAAGTTTACAGTTCTCATGGAACGGTAGATCAGGTTATTCCAGTAGAATGGGCAAGAAAAACCAAACCTTTTTTAGATACCTTAGGTATAAAAAATAGCTATGAGGAATATCAAGTGGGTCATGGCGTGGCTCCTCAAAATTTTTTAAGCTTAAAACAATGGATTGAAAACAGAATCTAA
- a CDS encoding RNA polymerase sigma factor, translating to MQKQKLDDSVLVRNYINGSERSLEILVGRHKQKIYSFIYSKVLDRDIAEDIFQDAFIKVIRTLKLGNYNEEGKFLPWVMRISHNLVIDHFRKSNRMPSFKNTEEFDIFSVLSDSSLNAEKEIIKNQIHFDVRRIIEELPEDQKEVLIMRIYRDMSFKEISENTGVSINTALGRMRYALINLRKIIEKNKIVLTN from the coding sequence ATGCAAAAACAAAAGTTAGATGATAGCGTCTTAGTAAGGAACTACATTAATGGAAGTGAAAGGTCATTAGAAATTTTAGTTGGTCGTCACAAACAAAAAATCTACAGTTTTATTTATTCAAAAGTATTAGATAGAGATATCGCAGAAGATATTTTTCAAGATGCTTTTATCAAAGTAATCAGAACTTTAAAATTAGGTAACTATAACGAGGAAGGTAAATTTTTACCTTGGGTAATGCGTATTTCGCACAATTTGGTTATTGACCATTTTAGAAAAAGCAATAGAATGCCTTCATTCAAAAATACTGAAGAATTCGATATTTTTTCTGTTTTAAGCGATTCTTCGCTAAATGCTGAGAAAGAAATTATCAAAAATCAGATACATTTTGATGTAAGACGGATAATTGAAGAGCTACCTGAAGATCAAAAAGAAGTTTTAATTATGCGTATTTACAGAGATATGAGTTTTAAGGAAATCTCTGAAAACACTGGGGTTAGCATCAATACTGCCTTAGGTAGAATGCGTTACGCTTTGATTAATTTGAGGAAAATTATTGAAAAAAATAAAATAGTTTTAACTAATTAA
- a CDS encoding phytoene desaturase family protein — protein sequence MGSGVGGLSAAICLARTGQKVLVLEQHDVPGGWCHSFYLNGYRFTPGVHYVGLLGEGESTRELYEGLGIANDLVFFRMNPKGFEHCWIGDERFDYPSSLEEFKNLLSQKFPEEKKQIHKYLTLVEKVTTELQLIPKLKGFWQHLTVPYRTRHMGKYALFSLKRVINWHIKNPLLQKILNIQYGDHGLPPSKAPFPLHCAVMGHYFNGGYYPMGGGGSIVKAMTNSIKKYGSQVKTKQSVKSILLTGTKKKKAIGVELENGTQLFADRVISNADPEITFFNLVGKENISTKLLKKLNKTKYSCTSLMLFLTVDMDVKKAGLDSGNIWLLPNRDMDDLYEEMQKVDILEGDEFPGLFISCTTLKDPASFDGRYHTIEAITYINHKAFDQFKNEKNHERSTKYLAFKERLTEKIINSLVRVAPGISENIVHKDLGTPLTNEYYINTTKGSVYGTEKSFKQIGPFAYKSETEIENLYLCGASVLSHGVAGASYSGVETAAKILGCQQEDLLKTNENQNLRIYEAEDDTHYPEWMQKKIEVKKARQEAKQQ from the coding sequence ATAGGTTCAGGTGTTGGTGGACTTTCTGCTGCAATTTGTTTGGCCAGAACAGGACAAAAAGTTTTGGTGTTAGAACAACATGATGTTCCCGGGGGTTGGTGTCATAGTTTTTACCTTAACGGATACCGCTTTACGCCTGGGGTACATTATGTGGGCTTGTTAGGTGAAGGAGAATCAACCCGTGAACTTTACGAAGGCCTTGGCATTGCCAATGATCTGGTTTTTTTCAGAATGAACCCAAAAGGTTTTGAGCACTGCTGGATTGGTGATGAACGATTTGATTATCCCTCAAGCCTTGAAGAGTTTAAAAATTTACTCTCACAAAAATTTCCAGAAGAAAAGAAGCAAATACATAAGTATTTGACTTTAGTTGAAAAAGTAACTACAGAACTACAACTTATCCCAAAACTCAAAGGTTTTTGGCAACATTTAACTGTACCGTACAGAACCAGACATATGGGAAAATATGCTCTTTTTAGCCTAAAAAGAGTAATAAATTGGCACATTAAAAATCCGCTATTACAAAAAATATTGAACATTCAATACGGCGATCATGGTTTACCACCATCAAAAGCACCCTTTCCATTACATTGTGCCGTTATGGGTCATTATTTTAATGGTGGTTATTATCCTATGGGTGGTGGTGGTTCCATTGTCAAAGCTATGACCAATAGTATTAAAAAATATGGGAGTCAAGTTAAAACAAAACAAAGCGTAAAATCTATTCTCCTTACAGGAACTAAAAAGAAAAAGGCGATTGGTGTTGAGCTAGAAAACGGAACACAACTGTTTGCGGACAGGGTTATTTCCAATGCCGATCCGGAAATTACATTTTTCAACTTAGTAGGCAAAGAAAATATAAGTACCAAACTTTTAAAAAAGCTGAACAAAACCAAATATTCCTGTACTTCTTTGATGTTGTTTTTGACCGTTGACATGGACGTGAAAAAAGCAGGTTTGGATTCTGGAAATATCTGGTTATTGCCCAATAGAGATATGGATGATTTGTATGAAGAAATGCAAAAAGTTGATATTTTAGAAGGTGATGAATTTCCTGGCCTTTTTATTAGTTGTACTACCCTAAAAGACCCAGCAAGTTTTGATGGTCGTTACCATACTATTGAAGCTATTACTTATATTAACCATAAAGCATTTGATCAATTTAAGAATGAAAAAAACCATGAAAGATCAACTAAATATCTAGCATTTAAAGAACGGTTAACAGAAAAAATAATAAATAGTTTAGTGAGAGTAGCCCCTGGCATTTCTGAAAATATTGTACATAAAGATTTAGGTACTCCTTTAACTAATGAGTATTATATAAACACTACAAAAGGAAGTGTTTATGGTACGGAAAAAAGTTTCAAGCAAATTGGTCCTTTTGCCTATAAGTCAGAAACTGAAATTGAAAACCTTTATTTATGTGGTGCCAGTGTTTTATCTCATGGTGTGGCTGGTGCCAGTTATTCAGGTGTTGAAACTGCTGCTAAAATTCTCGGATGCCAACAGGAAGATTTATTAAAAACTAATGAAAACCAAAACCTAAGAATATACGAAGCAGAAGACGATACCCATTACCCTGAATGGATGCAAAAGAAAATTGAGGTGAAAAAAGCGAGGCAAGAAGCAAAACAACAGTAA
- a CDS encoding TonB-dependent receptor, whose product MSVTLKGDKEIANIPSIKRKSLKINLNDNIYGTFAEIGAGQETVRNFFRAGGASGTIAKAMSAYDKDFSDAIYGIEHDNRYVTQPRLKRMLTHEIELMEDRLSRSKHPEKLFFSYANTVATIDFAKKFKGHGWVGIKFQLDPLEDYNEIVLHIRFKQTDARLQQETLGILGVNLIYGAFYMNDRPKELLKSFYDHLDKDQIEIDMINFSGPRFMYVDNRLMSLQLVKNGMTDAVMFGPDGNNLLPAQVLYKKNILALRGSFRPVTKVNMDMFKNAQEMFLDEKTVSEENAKIIFEITLANLRAEGEINERDFLDRAELLCSLGQNVMITNFQEYYKLVEYFAQFTKARMALAMGVYNLVQIFDEKYYRHLSGGILEAFGKLFFKDLKVYLYPLKDPDTGEFITSETLKVHPRMKELYKFFKYNGKMLDIKNFNPDILDIFSRDVLQMIADGKEGWEDMIPDVVADLIKDHRLFGYSSRKFAKHNN is encoded by the coding sequence ATGTCAGTTACTTTAAAAGGTGATAAAGAAATTGCTAATATCCCTTCCATAAAAAGGAAATCTTTAAAGATAAATCTTAACGATAATATTTACGGAACGTTTGCTGAAATAGGTGCGGGACAAGAAACTGTACGTAATTTCTTCAGAGCTGGTGGTGCTTCCGGAACTATAGCAAAAGCTATGTCTGCTTATGACAAAGATTTCTCCGATGCCATTTATGGTATTGAACATGATAATAGATATGTAACTCAACCTCGCTTAAAAAGAATGTTAACTCACGAAATTGAGTTAATGGAAGATAGATTAAGTAGGTCTAAGCATCCTGAAAAATTATTCTTTTCTTATGCCAATACAGTTGCTACCATAGATTTTGCCAAAAAATTTAAAGGTCATGGATGGGTTGGTATAAAATTTCAGTTAGATCCTCTTGAAGATTATAATGAAATAGTACTACACATACGCTTTAAGCAAACTGATGCTCGTTTACAACAAGAAACCCTTGGTATATTAGGTGTAAATCTTATTTACGGAGCATTTTATATGAATGACAGACCAAAGGAATTGTTAAAATCTTTCTATGATCATTTGGATAAAGACCAAATTGAAATAGACATGATCAATTTTTCTGGACCACGTTTTATGTACGTGGATAATAGATTGATGAGTTTACAATTGGTGAAAAATGGAATGACAGATGCCGTAATGTTTGGCCCTGACGGAAATAATTTATTACCTGCTCAAGTTTTATACAAAAAAAATATTTTAGCATTACGTGGTAGCTTTAGACCAGTTACCAAAGTGAATATGGATATGTTTAAGAATGCTCAAGAAATGTTCTTGGACGAAAAAACCGTATCTGAAGAGAATGCTAAAATCATATTCGAAATTACCTTGGCAAATCTAAGAGCTGAAGGTGAAATAAATGAACGTGATTTTTTAGATAGAGCCGAATTGCTTTGTTCTTTGGGTCAGAATGTAATGATTACCAATTTTCAAGAATATTATAAATTAGTTGAATATTTTGCTCAGTTTACCAAAGCAAGAATGGCATTGGCAATGGGTGTGTACAATTTAGTTCAGATTTTTGATGAAAAATACTATCGTCATTTAAGTGGTGGAATTCTCGAAGCCTTTGGTAAATTATTCTTTAAAGATTTAAAAGTATATCTATACCCTTTAAAAGATCCTGATACAGGTGAGTTCATTACCAGCGAGACACTTAAAGTACATCCACGTATGAAAGAATTATACAAATTCTTTAAATACAATGGTAAAATGTTAGATATCAAGAACTTTAACCCTGATATATTGGATATTTTCTCAAGAGATGTTTTACAAATGATTGCAGACGGTAAAGAAGGTTGGGAAGATATGATTCCCGATGTTGTAGCAGATTTGATTAAAGATCACCGTTTATTTGGTTATTCTAGCAGAAAATTTGCTAAACATAATAACTAG
- a CDS encoding metallophosphoesterase, with protein sequence MKKLAILLFLTLSITSCKKSEDVIENPEAKTITFTVIGDVPYGDTQRDGLINLVEKHNAQDASEFVVHVGDIKKGADPCNEDVFIDVSTILKKFTKPTFIILGDNEYNDCDNPNQALGFWNTYFLQFNKNWNFTHTVINQPNRLENFNWIQDKVLFIGLNIVGSSVHDEDEWQTRLTDNGNWVKQLLGTHKNTIDAAVLFSHANMVETGQKKFEPFTDLFRAAAADFNKPTLIINGDGHFWINNKPWPEKNITRIQINGGVDALKVTITPDLENPFSFDNNFLD encoded by the coding sequence ATGAAAAAATTAGCCATATTACTATTCTTAACCTTGTCAATAACATCCTGTAAAAAATCAGAAGATGTAATTGAAAATCCAGAAGCAAAGACCATCACCTTTACCGTAATTGGAGATGTACCTTACGGTGATACTCAGCGTGATGGACTTATCAATTTAGTTGAAAAACATAATGCTCAAGATGCTTCTGAGTTTGTGGTTCATGTTGGTGATATAAAAAAAGGAGCAGATCCTTGCAATGAAGATGTCTTTATAGATGTCAGTACAATTTTAAAAAAGTTTACAAAACCTACATTTATAATTTTAGGTGACAACGAATATAACGATTGTGATAATCCAAATCAAGCCTTAGGCTTTTGGAATACTTATTTTTTACAATTCAATAAGAATTGGAATTTTACTCATACCGTGATAAACCAACCAAACAGATTGGAAAATTTCAACTGGATTCAAGATAAAGTGCTGTTTATAGGATTGAATATTGTTGGAAGTTCAGTACATGATGAAGACGAATGGCAAACACGCTTAACGGATAATGGCAACTGGGTAAAACAATTACTAGGAACTCATAAAAATACTATTGATGCCGCAGTACTATTTTCGCATGCCAATATGGTGGAAACTGGTCAAAAAAAGTTTGAGCCTTTTACGGATTTATTCAGAGCAGCAGCAGCAGATTTTAATAAACCAACATTAATTATAAACGGAGATGGACATTTTTGGATTAATAATAAACCTTGGCCAGAAAAAAATATTACTCGTATTCAAATTAATGGTGGTGTTGATGCACTTAAGGTCACCATAACCCCAGATTTAGAAAATCCTTTTTCATTTGACAATAATTTTTTAGATTAG
- a CDS encoding MBL fold metallo-hydrolase has product MNVTFLGTGTSQGIPIIGSNHPVCLSDDPKDKRLRSSIMIEWDEYRYVIDCGPDFRQQMLREQVDSIDGIVFTHEHADHTAGLDDIRAFSHKMGDVPLYVPERIIGNLEQRFYYIFTKVNRYPGAPSAGIQVVDNKEFILANKKIVPIEFLHGKLPIFGYRIDNFAYLTDLKSISDAEKNKLKKLDVLVVNALRTEPHPTHLNLEDALNFIEELQPKKAYLTHISHKLGFHSEVEKQLPENVFLAYDGLRLNV; this is encoded by the coding sequence ATGAACGTTACTTTTTTAGGTACTGGCACTTCACAGGGAATACCGATAATAGGGAGTAATCATCCAGTTTGTTTGTCAGATGACCCAAAAGATAAAAGGTTGCGTAGCTCTATAATGATTGAATGGGATGAATATCGTTATGTGATTGATTGCGGCCCAGATTTTAGACAGCAAATGTTAAGAGAGCAGGTTGATAGCATTGATGGAATTGTATTTACGCATGAGCATGCCGACCATACTGCAGGATTAGACGATATTAGGGCATTTTCACATAAAATGGGAGATGTACCACTTTACGTACCCGAAAGGATAATTGGTAATTTAGAGCAACGTTTTTATTATATTTTCACAAAAGTAAATCGATATCCTGGTGCACCAAGTGCTGGTATTCAAGTTGTTGATAATAAGGAATTTATATTAGCTAACAAAAAAATAGTCCCTATTGAATTTTTACATGGAAAACTACCCATATTTGGTTATAGGATAGATAACTTTGCATATCTAACCGATCTTAAATCGATTTCAGATGCAGAAAAGAATAAGCTTAAAAAATTAGACGTTTTGGTAGTTAATGCTTTGAGAACTGAACCGCATCCAACACATTTGAATTTAGAAGATGCTCTTAATTTTATTGAAGAGTTGCAACCAAAAAAGGCATATTTAACGCATATAAGTCACAAATTGGGTTTTCATTCTGAAGTTGAAAAGCAATTGCCAGAAAATGTGTTTTTAGCTTATGATGGATTGAGATTAAATGTATAA
- a CDS encoding endonuclease III domain-containing protein translates to MTKKESVAFVIKTLEELYPNPPIPLTHKDPYTLLISVLLSAQSTDNRVNTITPLLFEKADNPYDMIKLSVDEIREIIKPVGLSPMKSKGIYGLSHILIDKHNGEVPQNFEDLEALPAVGHKTASVVMSQAFNTPSFPVDTHIHRLMYRWNLSSGKNVVQTEKDAKRLFPKELWNTLHLQIIYYGREYSPARGWDLEKDIITKKIGRKSVLNAYYKK, encoded by the coding sequence ATGACGAAAAAAGAAAGTGTGGCTTTTGTGATAAAAACATTGGAAGAATTATATCCAAATCCACCGATACCCTTAACGCACAAAGATCCATATACATTATTAATTTCTGTGCTACTTTCTGCCCAAAGCACTGATAATAGGGTAAATACCATTACTCCACTGCTATTTGAAAAAGCTGACAATCCCTATGATATGATTAAATTAAGTGTAGATGAAATCAGGGAAATTATAAAACCCGTAGGACTTTCGCCGATGAAATCAAAAGGTATATATGGTCTATCACATATATTAATCGACAAACATAACGGAGAAGTTCCTCAAAATTTTGAAGATTTAGAAGCACTACCTGCTGTTGGACATAAAACAGCTTCAGTAGTAATGAGTCAAGCATTTAATACCCCATCTTTCCCGGTAGATACACATATCCATAGATTAATGTACAGATGGAATTTAAGTTCTGGGAAAAATGTAGTACAAACAGAAAAAGATGCAAAAAGACTGTTTCCGAAAGAATTGTGGAATACATTGCACTTACAAATTATATATTATGGTAGAGAATACTCGCCAGCAAGAGGGTGGGATTTAGAAAAAGATATTATAACAAAAAAAATAGGCAGAAAAAGTGTTCTTAATGCCTACTACAAAAAATAA
- a CDS encoding dihydroorotase has protein sequence MNLLIKSAKIIDSKSPYHLKKRDVLIEKGKIANIASTIKNPNKIKEIKLENLHISTGWFDTSVSFAEPGFEERETIANGLKVAAKSGFTAVAMNPNTNPVIDNKSAVEFLVNKAKGNAVQLFPIANLTQKAEGKELAELFDMYSSGAIAFGDYDKPVNNANLMKIALLYAQNFDGLVLSFPQDNSLSNNGVANEGKVATKLGLKGNPALAEELQVARDLFLLEYAGGKLHIPTISTAKSVKLIAEAKKKGLDVTCSVSSHHLFLTDNELNEFNTNYKVSPPLRERNDVNGLKKGVINGTIDMITSDHNPIDIENKKVEFENAMSGTIGLESLFGAINTLFPLEKTIDCITNVPRKRFNIENPTIEEGQVANITLFNPDVEYEFTEEDILSTSKNSAFIGKKLKGKAYGVFANNKLVIN, from the coding sequence ATGAACCTACTTATAAAATCCGCAAAAATAATTGACAGTAAAAGTCCGTATCATTTAAAAAAACGGGATGTTTTAATTGAAAAAGGAAAAATTGCCAATATTGCTTCTACAATAAAAAACCCAAATAAGATAAAGGAAATTAAATTAGAAAATCTCCATATTTCTACGGGATGGTTCGATACGAGCGTTTCTTTTGCGGAGCCTGGTTTTGAAGAACGTGAAACCATAGCAAACGGATTAAAAGTTGCCGCAAAAAGTGGCTTTACCGCTGTGGCAATGAATCCAAATACAAATCCTGTAATCGATAACAAATCTGCTGTTGAATTTTTAGTCAATAAAGCCAAAGGAAATGCTGTACAATTATTTCCGATAGCAAACCTAACTCAAAAAGCAGAAGGAAAAGAATTGGCAGAATTATTTGACATGTACAGTTCTGGTGCTATAGCCTTTGGCGATTATGACAAACCTGTAAACAATGCTAATTTGATGAAAATAGCACTACTTTACGCCCAAAATTTTGATGGATTGGTGTTGAGCTTTCCACAGGACAATTCATTGAGCAATAATGGCGTAGCCAATGAAGGTAAAGTTGCAACTAAGTTAGGTTTAAAAGGCAATCCCGCATTAGCGGAAGAACTACAAGTGGCTAGAGATTTATTTTTATTGGAATATGCAGGAGGCAAATTGCACATACCAACCATTTCCACAGCTAAATCTGTCAAACTAATTGCAGAAGCCAAGAAAAAAGGCTTGGATGTTACTTGCAGTGTAAGTTCACATCATTTGTTCTTAACGGATAACGAATTGAATGAATTCAACACCAATTATAAGGTATCTCCACCTTTAAGGGAAAGAAACGATGTAAATGGGCTAAAAAAAGGGGTTATTAACGGAACTATTGACATGATAACTTCCGATCATAATCCAATTGACATAGAAAACAAAAAAGTAGAATTTGAAAACGCAATGTCAGGAACTATTGGACTTGAGAGCCTTTTTGGGGCTATAAACACCCTTTTCCCCTTAGAAAAAACCATAGATTGTATAACAAATGTACCCAGAAAGCGTTTTAACATTGAAAATCCGACTATTGAGGAAGGTCAGGTGGCAAATATCACGCTTTTTAATCCAGATGTTGAGTACGAATTTACCGAAGAAGATATACTTTCAACATCAAAAAATTCAGCTTTTATAGGCAAAAAATTAAAAGGAAAAGCATATGGTGTTTTTGCCAATAACAAACTCGTAATCAATTAA
- a CDS encoding DUF4870 domain-containing protein, producing MEQNTIDEGKTMAIIAYITFIGTIIAFVMNNDKKNAFASFHIRQMLGIILIGIALNIILRFLPLGSIGYLIGFLPLILMVMGVIGASQGKLSKVPVLGDQFEEWFKGIG from the coding sequence ATGGAACAAAACACAATCGATGAAGGTAAAACAATGGCAATAATAGCCTATATTACGTTTATAGGTACAATTATAGCTTTTGTAATGAACAATGACAAGAAAAATGCATTCGCATCATTTCATATTAGACAAATGCTTGGCATTATTTTAATAGGTATAGCTTTAAATATAATTTTAAGGTTTTTACCTTTGGGTAGTATTGGATATTTAATAGGATTCTTACCTTTAATACTTATGGTTATGGGTGTAATTGGTGCATCTCAAGGCAAATTATCAAAAGTGCCTGTTTTAGGAGATCAATTCGAAGAATGGTTTAAAGGTATTGGATAA